The Poecilia reticulata strain Guanapo linkage group LG1, Guppy_female_1.0+MT, whole genome shotgun sequence DNA window CAGTTGCAAACAGACATTTACATAATGCTGTGTAAAAAGACAGCTTTGAatcagactgaacttttgttgttttatgtcattTGCAATTTGTCATGATCTGTGAGGGCTTGTGTTTTTGGGAACARCTTGTGTGTTTGGATTATTTTGCGTTGTGTATTATTGCCATCATGATTAGTGAAAGGGTCACTTTCAAAAGCTTAGTGAATTCCARCGTAGTGCCATGACAGGACATCACCTCTGTAGAGTCCAGCCACAAGCTTTCTGGCtactaaattgtgtttttgctgcaCTTTTTTTGTGATTCCCAAAAGTGTACAGAGTGTAGTATATTCTKGTTTTCTTTCTCGTAAACTTCACTTTTGtcacagcagaataaaaaacacctcatttttttacaaaatcaactctcttcctgtttttttcatCAGCTTGGCATGGGCGTCTTTCACCTGCTGCATGGGYGCATCGGTCACCACCCTCAACTCCTACACGAAGACYGTCATCGAGTTCAGACACAAGCGCAAGACTTTCGAGCAGACCATCCGGGAGGAGAACGCACGCGAGGCGTACGGATACTTCCGGGACAACTCCTTGCACTCCATCTCTAAATCTGTGGACGTTTACTCCAGTCAGTCCCTAAAAAGCGGCAGGAGGACTCCTATACYTACCACCTCATTGGACTTTGTCGACCTCGCAGCATCTCTTGGCGAGGAACAATGCTGATAWGTTCCGCTTCGTGTTCAGCTGTGACGCTTGCAGGTTTGCTCTTCAACGCTGCCTTAACTGAAGCAGATCAGGTGGCTTCAAGTCACACTTGGTTCAAGTTGGGGAAATAAACTGGCGGGAAAAAATGGACAACTCCTGAGATCCGTGGATgtacatgtattttatttttagttttttgtgaaACTGAATATATTGTaacatataaagaaatgttgaRGTCACCCATATAATTGGAGTGAGTGTCTTTCAGCTTCTCACGGCCCTGGACTGGGTCAGATYGAAAGACCAGAACAAACATTAGGCYYAACTGGGTTTTCAATGTGGTGAATAAAGCGCACGTTTATTAAAACCGGTGCTTATTCAGCATTTATCACTTGAAGCTTCAGAATAATTGTAGGCCATCTGCTACTACCAGGATaccaaggttttaaaaacacGGAGTTCCAAGATGGTTTTCTATCATGCTGTGGATAGAAATATGGCACATAGAGTAACTGAGCTGATAAAGTAACTTTGGCCATGCACACTGGCTACACTGGCTGTCAGCTGACTGAaaggtttctttgtttttcgTCCCCCATCACTTTGTTCTAAGCGTCGTTTTTATAAGTTTGAAGGTTCTCTCCATACACCACAGCATCCTCCCAGTCAAAAAACCTTTCTATGCGGTAACTTCTGAACTGCCttcagtgtgagtgtgtgtgtKAGGATGGTTTTCTGTCCTGTTGATCTCTGTGTTGGACGAGCTACGTATGCATCAGCAACTCTGCAATAAGTAAGCAGGTAAAAGAAGTACATGGGTAGATTTAGTTACCAAAAAATCYttttttaaaagctttttccaGCTCTTgtgacctttatttgatagAYATCCAACAGCGAATTGGRTTGTGTGAGACGAGRAAGACATGGAGCAAAGGTCAGAGGGCCGGGACTTGGACCCAYGATGGTTGCGTGGAGGACTGAGGCCTCTGAATATGGGTCATACACTCTCTCCCTGTGCCGTCACTGTGCCACATGGTTACCAAAAAAARcttaaataaaacctgagaAACTCTAAATCAAAAGAACTTTTCTACAATATCAAAAGCAAAGATATAATAARCCTAAAAGCTAGACCACWTCTCTGAAAAAAGCTGTTTACAATAATCAACACATCAATAAACTGTACATTTTATATTGCTAatcatcactttttaaaaagttattttctgtaatAGTTTCAATTATTGCACTTTCACTTTTCAGAACTTTCTAAAGTTCTTGTGASTTRAAMAAAAGAATAAGCCGTTCCATCTCCAGAgtcttttcatttattgtttttaaacatgcacCRattgattttataaatatatagcAAGTAAAACRATTAAGAGGATGTGCAATGAAATRTTATTTaacatttggtaaaaaatatatgcatatattaATAGTACACAGGCCTACACTGGCCAGAAATAAAATGCTCAACTGTACAAATATgataattaagttaaattaatttaaatagtGTTCATTTGTTCATGCAAaacataacttattttattctcTAAGTGGTAACAGTTCTAGATAACCAGCATTAATACAAGCAGTTAACAttcgtttttctttctttaaaaaaatgcacttaaaaTGGCACATGTTAAACCTCAATGTTCATTTCTATACATCTACACACATCCATGGACAATACACTAGAACTAACATGTACTCATATAAAGAGGTGAACCTGCAGCTCTTATTCCCTAATTGCAGTATCTCTTACTTTCTAGCTGAACTGAATAAGTTTCAGTCgagagaaataaaatatctgacGTAATGGAAATGATTCATAACACAACATGGGATAATGTTTTCCATTGAGGTCTGAAGCTTTCGGTCAATAACCATCATCATATTCATTCTGGGCCTGTTGCCGGGCCAACATGGCCTGGATGAGAGCGCTGGAGCCGGGAGGAGCCACGTTTTGCCCCGGAGGATAGATTCTCTGAttcctttcctcttcctctgcattCTGTCTGGCTTGCATGACTTGAATCATTGCACTTGATACTGGGGATGAAGCATCGTACGAATCGTCTTCTCTGTCCCTTTCAGCACTTTGTCTGACTTGGATAATGGAGCTGTTAACTGGGTTACTTCGGTTAAAGTGGGTCGTGCTCCAGTATTCGTCCGTCTCTTCAGCCCTCTGTCTGGCTGCCAAGCTCTGCGCCACCGCATCGAGGGGAGGAGGGTGCCCATCAGTGACTTCGTAGACGTTTTCATCTCGTCTCTCGGCGTTCTGACGGGCCAGCATGGCCTGCATCACGGCGCCGGAGGTGGAAATGTCCGACGGGACTGAAACGCCACTGGCGCTGcgtctctcctcttcctccagctgctggcGAGCGAGTAGAACCTGAACCACCGCGTTTGAGTTGGACTGATTTCCAGAGGAGCGCTCAGCTGAGCGTCGGCTTGtgtgctgaagaaaaacaagacgTTAGGTaaagtacaaaaacaacaacaacaacaaaaaaactgtaaacaaataaattttgaaTAGAAACGTGCAAAGCATACAGTTGTccgttttttctgttttttgttaacTTTCGGACAGGATTTCTGCAGGTCCTGCAGCTTGTCTAACAGGAAGGACTTGTCTTTCCcctcctgaaaaaaaaatcagacatggGTGTAAAATCAGCACAAAATGAActggaaaaaagcaaaagcaaaatgaaatcaGTAGTAGTCAAACACTCATTCAGGTGGACAATTTGAACCTACATTAGCAATCTGCTTTCTCAGAAGAACAATGAGCTCCTTGCGGCCCTGAATGAGCTGCCAGAAGATGTATATGATGACACTGGGGGACAGAAACATGACAAGGATCGTTCACACTTTGCACAAAGATtccaaatcaaagaaaaacacatttagagtGCCTCGTAACAGTATCCCTAATCCTTAAACTTgtccacattttatcacattaggACCATAAacgtttttttctattttcataaaattttatgTGACGACCAATGCAGAATTGTGTAGCAGATGgataaaaatgaaccaatttatgTGTCGCTTTTGCACAGTGGCAGGGTGGAGCTACATCCTAGCCAGGTCATCAGGATGAACTCATGTATGCAAAGAgccaggatttgaacccaggacctctttactgcaaggcaacagtgacACCAGCTGTGCCTTGATACatctaaataaaactattataacTGTTATGCACTTTTTTCAGttggtctgttacataaaaCATGGCAAAAAGGTAAACgatgtcaaaaacattttaagactcAATTAACAAAAACACGTCGCACAACGCAGGCGGATGCTTACAGGATGATGAGTGTGATAAGAAAGTAGAAAACTTCACTCCTAATGACATTTTGGTAGATCCACACAACCCACTCGGTGCTAGAAACTTTGTCCACGTCATTGATCCACTCTCCAATCACACTGAATGTGCTGTTGAGGCCCCGGAAAGGGCCACAGTGCTCCGAAGGGGTCAGACTGTGGTGGGAAATAGGACATCATCACGTATGACACAACCGTCAAGCTGTGAAGCAACTTAGCGGCTGTGAAAGTCACGCCCGTTTACCTCCAGGCGGTGTACGCAACGATAGACACGGCTCCCACAAAGAAAGGGATGAAGAGGAGAAAGATGAAGATGGTTTTCATCTGGGCTGCCCTGCCTGAACGCCGTGGAGGCTGGCAATTGTGAGTCAAGCTGACCTGAAGGAGGAGTGGATATACATATTGATGAACATTAGCGCTTTAATATATGAGAGATTTCAGCCTGCTAGTTTCTGTCTTTACTCTCATTGGAGAGTTGGTGACAAACACATGAATACCACAGCAAGAGAAACAACAAGCAGGTGTAATTCTACctataaaatgtataatatacaacaacattttaaatggaaaaactgcTTGGAGACGACATGTTGGTCCCTAGGTCATGCAGCCCTGGGGAGTGAGCCATATCTTCACTCAATTAAAGCCTAAGCATTGCATCTATATTTCGCAGAACTTGACAAGCGTGATATTAGAGGTCACTGAGTTTGTTCATTAAGCGTTTAACAATAGATCTACCCAGAGTTGCTTTGTGAATCAAACAAAGACCAATTGATTATCCTCATCATTGAGAAACCAGAGCTCCcagttgcataaaaaaaaattaaatctttttaaccAAGTAATGAAAGGATTTAAATTAACTATTgacagaaatgaacaaagagTAACATGAGACCCTGACGGGTGAACAGCGCGGCTCTCTATCTGGTTTTTCTACCCAGGTGTGTCGTTATGATATATAGCAGGTTTTTCAAACCTTCTTAAACCATCATTTACCTTTTTCAAGTAAAACAAGATGAAGAATTTGAGAATCTGGATGACAGGTAACAGAGGAGAGAAGTAGATTCCAATCCTAACAAGAGAAAAAGTGTAAACTTTAACTGAACCACCTCCTACAATCgtccaaaaaatgaaaataaaaactgcctCGTATGTTTTTACCAGGCCAGAGTCTGAGCGTAAATGATTTCCAAGACATTTCTGGCTACGTCAAACTCTGGTACTCCAAGACGTGGTTGTATCCTGGTCCCAATCAcactgttacaaaaaaaaaaaaaaacacgcacagTACAGCTATCATTAAAGAATAATTCTCCATGCTTCAGTGACTATAATGTAAATGGGAAAATGTGCTACTCACTTGCTAAGAAACTCTCCAAACAAGGATCCCAGCATCAGAAAAATGAAATCGACAATGACCAAACGGTACAAAGCCTGTCCAACTATGGGTTCCCAGCACTGagagaaaacaagtttttgaatgaataaacacacattaatttattatatatatatatatataaacaaggGATGTTGACAAATACATACTGTGAATTTCTGAGGCACCATATTCATCCAGTAATAGCACAAAACACCCAAAATGGATATCCGGAGTAACACATTTctaagaatgaaaaaaagataaacaaatatgTCATTGTCCATTGATAGAGAAAGTAATTTAAACGATATCCCATTATATCAGATCTGAACCTTCTTTTGAAGGTTTGAACAGAGTCGAGGTTTATTCAACGCAGCATCAGAGCCTTGGAGTTTTTTATCATGACAAAATTACTAACGGAAATATCTTAGAAAGACTCAAGCCACAACTAACTACTGAAGAACAAATCTAGAAACATAGGTCCATTTTGGTTTAATGTCCTAAAACCTTTAGGGTATCTGCACCACTAAACGCCTCACCTGAACAACAGGGCATAAATCTGTTTGCGCTGGCTGGAGTACTGCTCAAACTTGTTGAAGAGGGAGAAGAAGAGGGGAATGACCATATTCATCAAAGACACTACAAAGGGAACCAGGAGTGTCTCTGCTTCCTTCAGTGTGGACCAAGTTTCGGTGTCTTCAGCCCGCTGTAAAGATAACAGAGGGACGATCCTTAAAGATAAACGCTGTTTATGAGACTAAGTCTATGCATCTCTCCTGACAAAACGTAGGGTAATGGCTGACCAGTTGCTGTAACTGTTGCCTTTAGAGTCAGTCCAGGTAACAACAGTTCTTTGTTACTGGATTTCGACAACAATACGTACTCTTACGTACCTCGTCTTCGTATTGGCAGAGAAAAAAGATGCTAGCTCCACAACCAACAGCTAAACCAGTGGAGAGGAGCCAGGAGCCAAAATAAATCCCGTACTGCTTCAGTTGTTCAGAAGTTGTTTGTCGCTCTCTGTGCGCCTTTTCTGATAACGACTCCTGGAATGGCAGCAAGATAACAAATATTGCACTAACTATGCATTTTTTGCTTGAACAGCAACAAATTATATACcacacaaaaatacttaaagGTAACATGATAATTGGAGGTCTCTGACTAATTACTCTGCAGAAAGTTGATACATGTCCAAACTGCAGCATCAGTATCTGTTAAACTCAGTTTGAGATCATTCGTGACCTTTCACttgagttgttgttgttgttgttcaccCCTTCTTTGTTACTAAACTACTAACAGTTGAACATGCGATGCCTAGcagtgaaaaatgtcagaaccaAACCTTTTGCACACATGGTGCTGGATTTTATAAACCTGTGGTCATGGAAGTTATGACGTCGGAATTCAATTATTTGAATGGATgctgaatgaatgtttttggaGTAACAGCGTCATTTCATTTAGCtatttcaaaaattaaatgttaactgTCTCGCCAAATGTCTTCAGAAGAGCAGGAGTCACCATGAGCTGGATTCGAAGGTTGTTCTTGCGCTGGTTCACTGCTTTCTCGTTGGTTATGCTGAAATCCCAGCTGCACAGAAGCTGCCATGCACTGTTTGAAGCTTGGTCTGCCAGGGCGTAGTTTTTCTTAAATGAGCTCGCCATGCTGCGTTGGGATGAAGCCAAATCGCAGGAAATGTTATGTGTAACGTGAAGAAACGCTGGAAGGTTCAGGTGAAAGAACCGACTGAAGGAAGAACGACGTACCTGAAAATGAGCACGAGTCCACACAGCACCATGTAGACCGAGATGGTGAAGAAATAGGCGAGCTGCATGTCGTAATCCACCAGGCCCCTAAATGTTTCATTGCTGTAGCTCCCGTAGTACATGATGGTGTGGTTGAAATAACCCTGAAGAGGCGAAAACATATGAACGCCACTCTTTTCCGGTAGGTTTTGTATAGgcatacatttttcacaaactaGAGCTGCATTTAGACAGAGCTTCTGTTTTATAAACTGCTATTTGTGCTTGTAAGGAAACCGTCCTTCATTCATAGAGCAAATGAAGAGAACTATATGTTTAAATCATAGCAAATTATGAGCTATTGTTTTCTTAGCTACAacaacataacataacatatgcaatttgaaaatgctaaattaaaatgtatacaCAGACTTCAACTGACTGGTTATTCTGAAGACTTAAATGCCAAATTGAATACGGTGAATAAAAGGTTGGGTTAATTTGATCAAGTCATTATATTCAGCATTAATAGTATTCAAAATCTAAGATTGAGAAAGCCACCCCTTATTAGGCTGAAGATGAGTTATTTCCAAACAAGGAACCGACCTGATTAGACCTCTCAGTAAGCAACAACAAATCATAAAAACTCTTCAAAGAGGCATCTGAACAATTTCCAGACCTATAAatccacttacagctccggtgaGTAACTCCAGGCCTCTGAAGCTCACATTTGGGGATACATTGGGTGAAAGGTCAGAAACCAGGAGCGGGATGGTAATGAAGCCAAAGTTGACCAGGAAGGAGAAAATGTTGAACAGGAGAAGCCACTTTAGAAGCACAAAGTAGTTGAGAACACTGGAGCCAAATTTGCCCCCAATCTCCTTCATGATGCCTTGCCAAAGCTGCAGGGTCTGCCTGGCGGATTTTATGTTGTAACCAAACCTTCGTATCGACTGAAGAGGAAGGAAGCAACACAAAAGCACCCATAAGTACACATCCTCcttacatttttgaatgaaGCTTAAGTACAAAGCAAAATACTGACCAGTGacatattttgagaaaaatctgttaaagATGTGAAGTGATTGGACCGTCCTGAAGACTTGAATGCCATTACTTGTGTCCTGTGAAAATACATTGACATAAGATCACAAATCGTTTTGAATTCCACATCTCAGATACAGCTCAAAACAGCAACACAGTCTGCATGGAAAACCTTTGGCCCTTGTGTTGTGTAAGAAACCTGACTTCCACACCAATGAGTCAAACATGAAGTGATCACCTGATTGCATTGgaaaaaataagactttttcATTACAGCTTAATGTTCATTATATATTAATAAAGTAATGCTGCACATTCAAGAAGCCTGAAGATACCCTACAGTGAGTCCTATCTATGTAATTGGTTTCTGTGTTAGTGGAGCGATTCCATGTTTTATCCAGATGTTGATGTGAAAATAGTTCTGCTGGAAGAAGTGGGAAGAAAGGCCTAAAAGATAAAAGCCCAACCCTCCAGGGCAGCTGCAGGCTGCCCTCCAGGGCATTCAGAGGCCAGGGGTGTTTCAGCAGGAGGTCTAGAAAAGGCCATGCAGGAGCTTTTAGTTTTGTGGCTGACTGTTTTATAAATGCCCCAAATCTTTCCCTGCTGCAGGTGTGTCAAACTCATTGTCATTTCAGGCCACATCAAGACGATGAATGTCCTCAAAGGGCCAGTTGTGACTGAAAGTACTGATAAAAACTACCGTTTCACaaactcttaaaatattaatggTTGTCTCCACATTTGATGAGTACCTCTGAAATTTAATTAATATGAAACgtcttttcacactgatgtaATTTCacactataaaaataaagaacacatATATGCACTAAGCTGTTATCTAGAAGGTTCTATTCATTATGTTGGTTCTCTGGAGTCCATAGGGCCACATAAATCACTATGGTGGGCCGGATATGGCTCTtggaccttgagtttgacacatgtgctccAGAGCTTTAAGTACAAGGTCTCAATGGAAATAATTGAAACAAACAAGTATTTGCATAAGCTTGGTCTTACGGTTCCCAAAAAGGTTTGATGATTAACCGAGTGCATTGGAACGACTGCAGCAGATTGTTTATCGCCCTTTACTGCTCTCCACTAACCTGACATGTTTCTTCTCTTCAAAGCTCACAGGCAGCTCCCGGATCTTCCTGATTTGCTCCGTTGTCGACAGAGCAACAAGCTCCTTGATGAGGTTCTGTTCCTCTGTCGGACAAGAAACAGCAAGACGGTTCTTTGAAGGAACCATCACCCCGTATGCAGATCGGGTGACGCACTTTGCACTCGCTGTAACCAAATACCCAGCGATGGGCTCGTACCATTTTCCATCTCGCTCTTGATGGCATCTTCTGTGAAAGCAGCGTGGGCAGGATCGGCGTTAGGAAACATACTCATCCGTCTCATTGCTGCTCCTCTCCATCTCATTGTCATGTTGCCTGTATAAACgtgagaagggaaaaaaaaaaaccagatgtGTTCATGGCTGAGTATTGACAATGCTGATATTTACgtcatattttcattcattattgCTGTATTTGTATAGAATGCTtgtctttgtttaattttttatttttttactctaacCTATGCATTTTTTTTGAGCTAGTCCTGTTGGACTGATAAAGAAGTCAGAGTAAGCATATTTGTTTGAGAACTTATGTGGCCACTTTAATGCAACATTATctttatttctgattaaaaGCTGTGATAGTGACACTGTTTTCACCACGCTGCATATAAATATTACTGTGCCAAATGTGTCACTAGACTGATAATTTTTCTATGTAGGGCATAGCAGTAATATATTTATAGATAATCTTTTTGATGATTTTATCCTCTGGATTAAGTAAAATAAGGTTATATCAAATACTCTAAAGTATTCAccttgttcatattttttttactttgtaagtACTAAATGATGAATTactaaaaaactttttatctcTCTTTGTCCTGTGGGAGAgttctggtttggtttgtttctgaaccttttgaaaaacaacatttttggaagaaagatgaaaagctgccaaaattaaacagaacaaaacactacacttgaaataattacTCACAGTTTACCCAGCATAACAATCATAGCTTATATTTTAAAGAACTATAAGCAATCTGTCTCGTTTTGTGTGAGTTTATTCAGTCAGATTAAAATGGGTAAAGGGGGGGGGGTCAATAAAGACATCTGCATAACTCAAAACAGTGTGTACAAAAACTTCACAGTGTGACCCattataacaaacaaaaattaaaaaaaatgaatataaattgtTAACGTTTTAATCCTGTAATGTAACTGTAAAGGTATTTAAAGCATAACAAAAGTCACAAAGCCAAAGCAAATGCCTGCTTACCATATATACATTTGCTAACATTAtacttttttcagattaatgCATATTTGCCCTGTGATCTGTGGTGTATGATATTCTTCAAGTAAATATTGCTCCAGCATTAGCCTTTTCTGCCTTCAGTGGCGTTGTATACCTGATCTGAGctactttcattttcaattgTCCAGCATATCGAGATGAGTGAATCCTCATTTCTGCAGACAGCATACTGTCATCCAGTCCTCTATACATGTTAGACTTGCAGTACAAATTAAAGTCCTGTCACCTTAAAAGACACTTGGTGACCGCAAAAGCTGAATATGGAAATGCTTCAGGACTTATTTCacttaatataatttatttcttcACATAAACGTGTTTTTAGATATGACAAAATGCATGGTAAGATAAGAAACAGTGTGTGCTTAAATCAAAATTAAGTTcaatctgctttattttctctgccAGCTTCCTTGTTCTCATCGATAGCTAAGTGTCCAGGTTCTGCATTAATGATTATCCAGTGGGAATTTCTAAGTAGGTTAATAATCTAAGAGAAGCTCCTGGCACACAAAATTTAATGTGTATTCagcaaaaatatcacaaaaaaaatcctaaattaaTACGTttagtgattaaaaaacatCTGAGGGATAAAATTGGAGAAACACACTACCTGAAATTGAAGAATGAAGTTGAACAGGTGGAAAGCGATCATACTGAGAGTCTGGGTCAATTTGAAATGTGTTGTTATCTGAATGAAAAAATGCGGAGAAAAGAAAGAGTTCAAACAAAATGGTTATAAAGAGACACAGAGCTAAGAAAGCAAACAGCCACTAACTAAATATAGCTAGAAGTTTGAACGGATTCGAAGATccacgtaaaaaaaaagaagggcaaaataattatttatataagggaaaataaagaatacagaaggaaaaaattaTAATGTTAGCAGTATTACCAAAAATTCATTTGTAGCATCAAATGTCAAACTTATTATTCAGTCTCAGCTTTTCTAACTTGAATTAAGCAGAACTTGTTGCATGTAGAAATGAAGGtattctaaaagaaaaaggaatgatgtatttttttcagtgactgTACGTTAGCATAAAGCCAAGATATTTATTGTTCAACGCAAAGGACGGATTTTAAATCTTAGCCCTGTTAAA harbors:
- the tmc5 gene encoding transmembrane channel-like protein 5; amino-acid sequence: MTSYSNGGVFNPAYHDSETLEIDRRKHQQHTNPYARVDPAQWGQNVEPTNHGEWRAAGDGWSGRENFPMELISTSPPLQHNPNNNTFQIDPDSQYDRFPPVQLHSSISGNMTMRWRGAAMRRMSMFPNADPAHAAFTEDAIKSEMENEEQNLIKELVALSTTEQIRKIRELPVSFEEKKHVRTQVMAFKSSGRSNHFTSLTDFSQNMSLSIRRFGYNIKSARQTLQLWQGIMKEIGGKFGSSVLNYFVLLKWLLLFNIFSFLVNFGFITIPLLVSDLSPNVSPNVSFRGLELLTGAGYFNHTIMYYGSYSNETFRGLVDYDMQLAYFFTISVYMVLCGLVLIFSMASSFKKNYALADQASNSAWQLLCSWDFSITNEKAVNQRKNNLRIQLMESLSEKAHRERQTTSEQLKQYGIYFGSWLLSTGLAVGCGASIFFLCQYEDERAEDTETWSTLKEAETLLVPFVVSLMNMVIPLFFSLFNKFEQYSSQRKQIYALLFRNVLLRISILGVLCYYWMNMVPQKFTCWEPIVGQALYRLVIVDFIFLMLGSLFGEFLSNVIGTRIQPRLGVPEFDVARNVLEIIYAQTLAWIGIYFSPLLPVIQILKFFILFYLKKVSLTHNCQPPRRSGRAAQMKTIFIFLLFIPFFVGAVSIVAYTAWSLTPSEHCGPFRGLNSTFSVIGEWINDVDKVSSTEWVVWIYQNVIRSEVFYFLITLIILVIIYIFWQLIQGRKELIVLLRKQIANEGKDKSFLLDKLQDLQKSCPKVNKKQKKRTTHTSRRSAERSSGNQSNSNAVVQVLLARQQLEEEERRSASGVSVPSDISTSGAVMQAMLARQNAERRDENVYEVTDGHPPPLDAVAQSLAARQRAEETDEYWSTTHFNRSNPVNSSIIQVRQSAERDREDDSYDASSPVSSAMIQVMQARQNAEEEERNQRIYPPGQNVAPPGSSALIQAMLARQQAQNEYDDGY